Below is a genomic region from Sulfurovum riftiae.
CCAGCATCACCACTTCATCGGTAGCAAAAAGATCGAAAAGCAGTTCACGTGTTTCTTTGAATATCGCTTCGAATTCCGGTGTTCTGTGGTGGAGTGTCGGTTCTGCCATCGCAAGTCGTACAGACTCGGGTACTGGCGTAGGTCCTGGGGTAAAAAGTAGCATAATCATCCTCGCAATCGCCATCATGACGACGGCGTAATTGATGGGATTATACCTAAAGAGAGGTTAGAAACGGGTGAAGAGAAAAAACAGAAAACACTTTATTGCCAAACAGGGCCTGAAAGGTGTATAATTAGTAAGATATGGCAGAAAGGAATGAGCAGATGAGACAGTTGAAAAAGAAACTTTTCGGAACGATCGATGAGATAAACGAGAGGGTTGTCAATATAAGGCATGACCTTCATATGCACCCTGAACTTTCGGGACATGAGGAACATACCAAATACCTGGTCAAAGGGATCCTCGAAGCCAGCGGATATGAGATCAAAGAGAGCGACAGACACTTTGGGCTTGTTGCAGACCTGAAAGTGGATGAAAATGCAAAGACCATAGCCATCCGCGCCGATATGGATGCCCTGCCCATAGAGGAGCATACCGGCAAACCCTACAGTTCCAGGGAAAAAGGGATCATGCATGCCTGCGGGCACGACAGCCATACAGCCATTGCTCTGGGAACCGCCATCGCCATGGCAGAGCACAAAGAAACACTTCCCGGCAATGTACGGTTCATCTTCCAACCCTCCGAAGAGAGCAAAGAGGGCGGCAGTGTCGAGATGATAGAGGATGGTGCACTCGAAGGGGTTGACGGCATTTTCGGCCTGCATGCCTACCCCTATCTTCGTACTGGACAGATCGGCTATAAATACGGTGTCATGATGGCTTCTGCCGACATCTTCACCATCGAGATCTTCGGGAAATCCGCCCATGGTGCCAGACCGCACGAGGGAGTGGATGCCATACTTGTCACCTCCATGATCGTTAATTCACTCAACCATATCGTTTCACGGATGATCGACCCCCTGCACCCCGCTGTCATCTCTTTGGGGACGATCGAAGGGGGACGTGCTTCCAATATCATCTGTGACCATGTCCTGCTCAAAGGAACGGTAAGAACGATCAATGAAGGGGTAAGGAACACTATCCCAAAAATGATGGAGGCTTCCAACAAAGGGATCTGCGAATCGATGGGGGCGACCTACAACTTCGATTATGAATTCGGACAGCCGGAATTGATAAACCATGATGAAATGGTCGATATTATCGTAGGGGAAGCCAGGCGGATCATTGGCGAAGAGAATTGTATCGACCTGGTGGACCCTGTCATGGGAGGAGAGGATTTCTCCGAATATCTCAAGATCGTACCGGGTGCTTTTTTCAGACTTGGGACATGTAGCGAAGAGAAAGAGACCTGTGTATCGCAGCATAACAGCCGCTTCGATGTAGATGATGATGCTTTGCAGTTCGGCATGAAGATCATGGGGGCAAGTGCCCTGGCCTTCCTGCAAAAGGAGTGATGATGCATGAAAGTATCAGTCTGAAAGTCCCCAGTGATCTCAAGTTCATGAAGATCGTCGAAGACCTCATCAAAGATACCTGTGAGACGCTGCCTCTGACAGAGGAGGATACAGAGGCGCTCATAGAGAGTACCGAAGAGTTGATGAGAAATGCAATTCTCCATGCCTATAAGGACAGGCAGGGATATATTCAGATAGGGCTGCATCCTTTCAAGACCGGCCTGCGTATCGATGTGCACGACTGGGGCCTGCCCATGTCCTATAAAAAACATATTAGCGTACCATTGGAGGAGAATGCCTCGGAGGGGTTCAACCGGATCTATGACCTAATGGATCTGTTCGAGTACCAGAATCTGGGCAAAGACGGGAAAAAGTTCGTCATCATCAAGTATGCATCACACCCTTTGCACAAGGAGGAGAAAGTAGAAAAAACGGTCCCTCTTCTCCCCGACAAAAAGCCGGGGGTCAAAAAAGGAGAAGATGATCTTCCTGTTATCGTCAGGGAGTTTGCAGAAGGGGATGAAGAGGGGATCGCCCGACTGATCTACAAAAATTACGGCTACAGCTATATCAAGGACCTTTTTTACTATCCGCAAAAGGTCTTTGAATCCCACGGTAAAAAATTCTACTCCATCGTTGCACAGAGAGAGGGAAGGATCATAGGACATTTCGCACTGGTACTCGTACCCGAATCCACCATAGCCGAGATCGGGGTGGCAGTGGTCGATCCGGAATTCCAGGGCAGAGGAATCATGAACCGTATGCTGAAACTGGTCCTGAAAAAAGCCAGAGAGATCAAGCTCGATGCAGTATTCGGTGAAGCGATCATGTTCCATATCTACAGTCAAAAGGCCAATCTGCACCATGGCTTTTCAGAGGCAGCGCTGATGCTGGGGAAAGTCCCCGTGGATACGACCATTGTCAACAATGAACTGGCACAGAAATATAAACGGGGAGCGGTACTTGTAGGGTATTACTTCTTTACGAAGGAACGCAAAAAGCTTTATCTTCCGGAGGTCTATAAAAAACAGATCAAACGGACCTATAGCAGTGCAACCATACCTTTTGTCAAAGCGAAGAAAAGAAGAGAGAAGGTTCCTGAGCATGTCTTCCTGAGCTATACTTTCGATCCGCCGACCAATATCGCCAAGATCAGGATCGATCACTACGGGAAGGATCTTAAACAGAAATTTCTCATACTCCTCGATCAGCTCAAGGCAAAACACTGTGATATGATCTATGCGGATATCTCACTGGAGAAGATCCCCCAGATCGATAAAGTGGTCAAGCTCATGAACAAGAGGGGCTTTTTTTACAGCGGGGTCATGTTCTTTTACCATGAACGGGGAGACTACCTCCGACTGCAGCTCAAACACAGTGACAAGATCGGCAGCAAGAACTATGTCTGCTACTCCGATTTCTGCAAAAGGCTCTCCAAATACATCCGAAAGGATGAGAAGCGGGTCAAAACAGTTTAGGACACCTTTAGTCCAGCGCAGCGGTCTGCTGTCCGATCTCTTTGTATCGGGTATAGTAATGCTCGACGAATGCCCGTATATCCTCGTTGACAGGAAGGTAGACCCCCTGCTCTTTCTGTGCATACCTCTTCAGGTATTCACTTGCATCTGCTTTGTCCAGATAGTGCTTTGCCAACGCTTCATAGGCAGTGACATACGCCTCTTTCATGGCATCATATCTTTCATAATTTATGATGATACGCTCATCATAGCGGATCACACCCGAAGTGAAGAGAATATCGAGATGGATGAGCCCTTCACAGTAGTATGGCAGGACCTCTCCCACTTCACGCCAGGCCATCAGGCCTACGGCACGAGAAACAAGATCATCGACGATATGATGCTTTAGTTCCTCTCTCTCATGATGGAAGAAGGCCATCAGTCCCCCTGTGGTCGCCTTGAACTCTTCGATGTTCTTGAACTGTCCCATACCGTTCATTCTGCTCTCGGTATCGGCATCTATCCATAAAATATGGCCGTATTCATGGCCGATAGTAGAGATATCGTAAAGTTCATGCCAGAGTGCCGGCTCGTTCTCCGCCAAGGCCCTCTGTTTTTTAACGAAATCTTCACCCATCATCTCTACGGAGAGTTTCATGACCGGTTTTGACTTTTTGCTCTCCAGGACAAAATCCGCATAAGCAAATATCTTCTTGCCGAGTTCTGCCGAGACCTGTTCATCGTTGGGCACTACCTGTGCCGAGAAAAGGCCGTTGAATTCCGCTGCATAATAGAGCATCGGCTGGCCAATATAAAGCTGTGTCTCGTCCACCTGCAAAAGGTTCCTGCTCATCGTATGCAAAGCATCTTTTCCGAATTTCTGTGCCATCTCATAGGCAAAAAGTTTGATGTTGTTACGCGTTTGTGAACCCTCCTGCAACCGGGGGTTGACGATACGAAGGTCCCATTCAAGTGCAACTGCCTTGCGGTAATGGTCTTCATAGTACTCCAGCGGGTGCCCCACCTGCAGCGGTGTGGTGATCGCCATCCATCGTCTGTCCACTTCTGCCCACATTCTGATGAGTTCATCCGTTTGTGTATGTGCAAAGGCCTCTTTCAGTGCCGTAAAATAGGCGATCCATTCATTCTTCTGCCCAAAGACCTTATCTTCATCCTGGGAAAGCAGCGCGATCAGCTGTTCGAGTGCGACCACCACACTCTCCGCCTCTTTCTTGAAGGCTTCTGCATAGGCGACACTCTTATACTTGTCGCCCTCTTTGATCAGAACAGAATAGCTTCTGTCCGCAATATTACCCTTATCATCCCTGTCAAGAAGAGAGGCATTCTGCAGCATTTCAAAGATCTTTGCATCGTTTCCGTTGAACATTTCGGAGAGTTCCAGGTTCACCCCGTTGATGATATGGTGTGTCCAGTGGCTTTGCCATTCACTCATTCTGATGCCCACAAAATGCACACCGAAGATCAATGACCTGTAAAAAGGTGTCAACAGTTTCTGTTTCTCGATCCACCCGATCAGGGCTTCATGCCGCGTGATATGCAGCGTACTGACAAAACCGTAGGCCAGCTCTTTCTTGAGACGTATCTCGGTATCACTGCAGCCATTCTTCTGCAGGATCTGTTCCAATGCATCTTCCCGCATATTGACGATACGTGTCAATGCCGCCATCTCTGACTCTTTGTCCCTTGGAATATCGATCAGTGTCAGGAACGCATCCACGATCTTGTCGGCACGTTCATGGGTCTTCTTCTCATCGAGAAGGTCATAATAGGCATTCAGGCTTGCCTGTCTCTGCTGCAATTCATTATAAATAAGCTGTAGGTCCTGCATAAATTGTTCTTTGGTCATCGCTTCTCTCTTCGTTTTTAGTTTTTAGGGCTTTCGCCGCCAACTGTGATCTTAATAACTGCCTTCCCTATCACTCCTGCGAAGCATCTGGATGATCGGTTTTGCCAACTCCAATGCCTGCCCCCGATGGGAGATCCCGCTTTTGACATCATCATCCAGCTCACCCAGTGTCTTCTCCAATCCGGCAGGGATGAACATCGGGTCATACCCGAAGCCTTTCTCTCCCCTTGCTTCATCGATCACATCGCCATGCATCCATCCGTGTACGACGTATTCACCGTATTTGGAAACGATGGCGATCGCAGCGGTATAATAGGCAGGCGTTCTCTTCAGCCCTTTTGCTTTTACTGCATCTATCAGCTTGTGGAGATTGTCTTTGTCGCTCACTCCTTCTCCCGCATACCGTGCAGAGTAGATCCCCGGTGCGCCGTCAAGAATAGGAAGGGAAATACCGCTGTCATCAGATATGACCAGATAATCACTACCCAGTTTTTCATAAATGGTACGGGCCTTTATGAGTGCATTCTGGGCAAAGGTCTCTCCGTCCTCGACAATCTCGAATTCTCCCAGAAGGTCGGAAAAAGCGGTTACTTCATCCTCGCACATCTGTTTGAACTCACGTAATTTACCTTTATTGCCTGTTGCCAAAATAAGTTTCATGGACAATTAACCTTTACGTACTATAATTAGGAGAAATTTTATCGTACTAAAGGTATTACTATGATTAAACAGATCATGCCGCTGAGTCTCATCGTTGCATTGAGATTTTTCGGACTCTTCATCGTCCTTCCCGTTCTCTCCATCTATGCACTCCGGATGGAAGGTGCTACACCGTTCCTTGCCGGTCTCGTTGTCGGGGGCTATGCCCTCACCCAGGCACTTTTCCAGGTCCCTTTCGGCCTCATGAGTGACAAGGTCGGCAGAAAGAAGACCCTGCTTTTTGGCTTGCTTATCTTCATTGCGGGGTCAGTGATCGCTGCAATGAGTGACAACATCTATATGCTGCTTATCGGCCGTTTCCTTCAAGGTGCCGGTGCCATCGGTTCGGTCGTCTCCGCCATGATCGCCGACCTGGTCAAGGA
It encodes:
- the ciaB gene encoding invasion protein CiaB, giving the protein MTKEQFMQDLQLIYNELQQRQASLNAYYDLLDEKKTHERADKIVDAFLTLIDIPRDKESEMAALTRIVNMREDALEQILQKNGCSDTEIRLKKELAYGFVSTLHITRHEALIGWIEKQKLLTPFYRSLIFGVHFVGIRMSEWQSHWTHHIINGVNLELSEMFNGNDAKIFEMLQNASLLDRDDKGNIADRSYSVLIKEGDKYKSVAYAEAFKKEAESVVVALEQLIALLSQDEDKVFGQKNEWIAYFTALKEAFAHTQTDELIRMWAEVDRRWMAITTPLQVGHPLEYYEDHYRKAVALEWDLRIVNPRLQEGSQTRNNIKLFAYEMAQKFGKDALHTMSRNLLQVDETQLYIGQPMLYYAAEFNGLFSAQVVPNDEQVSAELGKKIFAYADFVLESKKSKPVMKLSVEMMGEDFVKKQRALAENEPALWHELYDISTIGHEYGHILWIDADTESRMNGMGQFKNIEEFKATTGGLMAFFHHEREELKHHIVDDLVSRAVGLMAWREVGEVLPYYCEGLIHLDILFTSGVIRYDERIIINYERYDAMKEAYVTAYEALAKHYLDKADASEYLKRYAQKEQGVYLPVNEDIRAFVEHYYTRYKEIGQQTAALD
- the rdgB gene encoding RdgB/HAM1 family non-canonical purine NTP pyrophosphatase; this encodes MKLILATGNKGKLREFKQMCEDEVTAFSDLLGEFEIVEDGETFAQNALIKARTIYEKLGSDYLVISDDSGISLPILDGAPGIYSARYAGEGVSDKDNLHKLIDAVKAKGLKRTPAYYTAAIAIVSKYGEYVVHGWMHGDVIDEARGEKGFGYDPMFIPAGLEKTLGELDDDVKSGISHRGQALELAKPIIQMLRRSDREGSY
- a CDS encoding amidohydrolase; its protein translation is MRQLKKKLFGTIDEINERVVNIRHDLHMHPELSGHEEHTKYLVKGILEASGYEIKESDRHFGLVADLKVDENAKTIAIRADMDALPIEEHTGKPYSSREKGIMHACGHDSHTAIALGTAIAMAEHKETLPGNVRFIFQPSEESKEGGSVEMIEDGALEGVDGIFGLHAYPYLRTGQIGYKYGVMMASADIFTIEIFGKSAHGARPHEGVDAILVTSMIVNSLNHIVSRMIDPLHPAVISLGTIEGGRASNIICDHVLLKGTVRTINEGVRNTIPKMMEASNKGICESMGATYNFDYEFGQPELINHDEMVDIIVGEARRIIGEENCIDLVDPVMGGEDFSEYLKIVPGAFFRLGTCSEEKETCVSQHNSRFDVDDDALQFGMKIMGASALAFLQKE
- a CDS encoding GNAT family N-acetyltransferase → MHESISLKVPSDLKFMKIVEDLIKDTCETLPLTEEDTEALIESTEELMRNAILHAYKDRQGYIQIGLHPFKTGLRIDVHDWGLPMSYKKHISVPLEENASEGFNRIYDLMDLFEYQNLGKDGKKFVIIKYASHPLHKEEKVEKTVPLLPDKKPGVKKGEDDLPVIVREFAEGDEEGIARLIYKNYGYSYIKDLFYYPQKVFESHGKKFYSIVAQREGRIIGHFALVLVPESTIAEIGVAVVDPEFQGRGIMNRMLKLVLKKAREIKLDAVFGEAIMFHIYSQKANLHHGFSEAALMLGKVPVDTTIVNNELAQKYKRGAVLVGYYFFTKERKKLYLPEVYKKQIKRTYSSATIPFVKAKKRREKVPEHVFLSYTFDPPTNIAKIRIDHYGKDLKQKFLILLDQLKAKHCDMIYADISLEKIPQIDKVVKLMNKRGFFYSGVMFFYHERGDYLRLQLKHSDKIGSKNYVCYSDFCKRLSKYIRKDEKRVKTV